The Candidatus Hydrogenedentota bacterium genome includes a window with the following:
- a CDS encoding glycosyltransferase family 39 protein, with the protein MGEHSAEGAAKRRHMATVGVTLAILLALAAYLRFYRLPDQGILGVDEGRYVLDALSARAELNVYAGLVRGKFGEMTGGAEFSLPAFLAQAHAGLSEQHPFAPKPGFACASAIAMKLTGNVIGACSYVEAVCGVLSVMIVFGFVRDLRNARSALIACALLAVSSYHIYFSRNAYPQCSAGALLLLGVWCHYRWFRTHQNMDRPTRWPWLVLSGVLFGLSFWFNYQIAGAFPAVALVHVLACAQTANVKTVARAFMGGSLVMLIGFVSVIAVAEAWTYPIIVLYRSYGLVYPHATFLELLAPRLIGQSGVEWNASGWPLLAYFISVTDGSLYATAIALPIAAACAHALYVSARRRNVRAVAHPAITYGVVPFAVIWAVFSFKTMQGARTFTSALPFLFAVTAISIDYALRVTARAPRYALVPAAGCALAGLFFQYPGRLHEVLTIRSAYPRVVQFAREQQPPSACAAWSAVLEAYGAAYGVETRSIYADSGEPTPPIFVSDWQELYNRRAPDFPFGLAPGAVPLASYKHEFGRVFLSIEAFPSFGNTWENIAWTQQLDVDANRKLLVYASRDIEHATAGQSH; encoded by the coding sequence ATGGGCGAACATTCAGCAGAGGGCGCCGCCAAACGCCGCCACATGGCAACTGTCGGCGTGACGCTCGCGATCCTGCTCGCACTTGCGGCCTATCTACGCTTCTACCGCCTCCCCGATCAGGGCATACTCGGCGTGGACGAAGGCCGCTACGTGCTCGACGCGCTCAGCGCGCGCGCGGAACTGAACGTGTATGCCGGCCTCGTTCGCGGCAAGTTTGGCGAGATGACCGGCGGCGCGGAATTCTCGCTGCCCGCCTTTCTGGCGCAAGCGCACGCCGGCCTGTCCGAACAACATCCCTTCGCGCCGAAGCCGGGGTTCGCGTGCGCGTCCGCAATCGCGATGAAGCTTACAGGCAACGTTATCGGCGCATGTTCGTACGTCGAGGCAGTGTGCGGCGTGCTCTCGGTCATGATCGTGTTCGGCTTCGTTCGCGATCTGCGCAACGCGCGCTCTGCTTTGATCGCGTGCGCACTGCTCGCAGTCTCCAGCTACCATATCTACTTTTCGCGCAATGCCTACCCGCAATGCAGCGCCGGTGCGTTGCTGCTGCTCGGCGTGTGGTGCCATTACCGATGGTTCCGCACGCACCAGAACATGGATCGTCCCACGCGCTGGCCGTGGCTCGTGCTTTCGGGCGTTCTTTTCGGTTTGAGCTTCTGGTTTAACTACCAAATCGCCGGCGCCTTTCCCGCGGTTGCGCTCGTTCACGTGCTCGCGTGTGCGCAGACGGCGAACGTCAAAACGGTCGCGCGCGCATTTATGGGCGGTTCGCTGGTAATGCTCATCGGGTTCGTCTCCGTCATCGCCGTGGCGGAAGCGTGGACGTATCCAATCATCGTGCTGTACCGTAGCTACGGCCTGGTCTATCCGCACGCGACGTTTCTCGAATTGCTCGCGCCACGGCTCATCGGCCAATCCGGCGTCGAATGGAACGCGTCGGGCTGGCCGCTGCTTGCGTATTTCATTTCGGTCACCGACGGCTCGCTGTACGCAACAGCCATTGCGCTTCCCATCGCCGCTGCGTGCGCGCACGCGCTCTACGTTTCCGCACGCCGGCGCAATGTGCGCGCAGTGGCACATCCCGCGATTACCTACGGCGTGGTTCCGTTCGCCGTAATCTGGGCGGTGTTTTCGTTCAAGACCATGCAGGGGGCGCGCACGTTTACCTCGGCGCTCCCGTTTCTATTCGCGGTGACGGCGATTTCCATCGACTACGCGTTGCGCGTGACCGCGCGTGCGCCCAGGTACGCGTTGGTCCCCGCGGCCGGTTGCGCGCTTGCCGGCCTGTTCTTTCAGTACCCGGGCCGGCTTCACGAAGTGCTTACTATTCGATCTGCGTATCCACGTGTCGTGCAATTCGCGCGCGAGCAACAGCCGCCGTCCGCGTGCGCGGCATGGTCGGCAGTGCTCGAAGCATACGGCGCCGCCTACGGCGTGGAGACGCGCAGCATTTACGCAGACTCGGGAGAACCCACACCGCCGATCTTCGTGAGCGACTGGCAAGAACTGTACAACCGCCGCGCGCCGGACTTTCCCTTCGGCCTCGCGCCCGGCGCGGTTCCCCTAGCGTCGTACAAGCATGAGTTCGGCCGCGTCTTTCTATCCATCGAAGCGTTTCCGTCGTTCGGCAACACGTGGGAGAATATCGCGTGGACACAACAACTCGATGTCGACGCAAACCGCAAGCTTCTGGTGTACGCATCGCGCGATATTGAGCACGCGACTGCGGGGCAGTCGCATTGA
- a CDS encoding polysaccharide biosynthesis/export family protein: MKHATGAHAIVFAMLALAFTAYADDIHNSSAIMDAREAAAPAEGAKAGAIMPGDLVFIDVFRRPEMSTTAPVDANGSVALPYVGTIAIGGLTEAEATERVTLALSGVLRNPRVTVSKGGPGFTGGYRTQEMKTELLPLQNANAEALCKSLSGMASDGGSVSYDDSTNTLIITDTPATIQNMLSVVARLDQMQSQLQQVRIEAKIAEVKVGAIKELGVRWFVQGDHANGGYYPMPSQDVGLNSLKGQAASPLNNEIINSNQGTNNGLSEITRRFIDEPNFDRRLNIPIQIAKTGQMFFGYMNSGIDLGLLIDALVADDNAELLANPNILTVNHRQAEIKMTDEFPYTEFGTEVSGRANFSTRFLDLGIKMVVTPHVYRDEQGKYVKLEFEPEVSFPSGSNNGVPIRSVRSYRGESNVRDGQTLVVGGIYRNDLRHVEQRVPGVGKLPVIGNLFKHNEKSRSQTELMVFLTPTVHDSPETVTWDRMLDVTAKSEIVGPAIGAPLAHNEARRD; encoded by the coding sequence GTGAAACACGCAACCGGCGCCCACGCAATCGTGTTCGCGATGCTGGCGCTCGCGTTCACGGCCTATGCGGACGACATCCACAACTCCTCGGCAATCATGGACGCCCGCGAGGCCGCGGCCCCGGCGGAAGGCGCGAAAGCCGGCGCAATCATGCCCGGCGATCTGGTCTTCATCGATGTGTTCCGGCGCCCCGAAATGTCGACGACCGCACCCGTGGATGCGAACGGCAGTGTGGCCTTGCCGTATGTCGGCACAATCGCAATCGGCGGACTCACCGAGGCGGAGGCGACCGAGCGCGTAACGCTCGCGCTGTCGGGCGTATTGCGCAATCCGCGCGTGACCGTGTCGAAAGGCGGTCCCGGATTTACAGGCGGGTATCGCACGCAGGAGATGAAAACCGAACTGTTGCCGCTGCAAAACGCAAACGCGGAAGCATTGTGCAAATCGCTGAGCGGCATGGCGAGCGACGGCGGCAGCGTCAGCTACGACGACAGCACGAACACACTGATCATCACCGATACGCCGGCGACGATTCAGAACATGCTTTCGGTCGTGGCTCGGCTCGACCAGATGCAGAGCCAACTGCAGCAGGTGCGCATCGAGGCGAAGATCGCGGAGGTGAAAGTCGGCGCAATCAAGGAACTCGGCGTGCGCTGGTTCGTGCAGGGCGACCACGCGAACGGCGGGTACTATCCGATGCCGTCGCAGGACGTCGGATTGAACTCGCTTAAGGGCCAGGCCGCGTCGCCGCTGAACAACGAAATTATCAACAGCAATCAGGGCACAAACAACGGACTCAGCGAGATTACGCGCCGATTTATCGACGAACCGAATTTCGACCGGCGCTTGAACATTCCGATTCAAATCGCGAAGACCGGCCAAATGTTTTTTGGCTATATGAACTCAGGAATCGATCTCGGCCTGCTCATCGATGCATTGGTCGCGGACGACAACGCCGAGTTGCTGGCAAACCCCAACATCCTCACCGTCAACCACCGCCAGGCCGAAATCAAAATGACGGACGAATTTCCGTACACGGAGTTCGGCACGGAGGTGTCGGGCCGCGCGAACTTCTCGACGCGGTTTCTCGATCTCGGCATCAAGATGGTCGTGACGCCGCACGTGTACCGGGACGAACAGGGCAAATACGTGAAGCTCGAGTTCGAGCCGGAGGTGTCGTTCCCGTCGGGATCGAACAACGGCGTGCCGATTCGGTCCGTGCGCAGCTATCGCGGTGAATCGAACGTGCGCGACGGCCAGACGCTCGTCGTGGGCGGCATCTACCGCAACGACCTGCGCCACGTCGAGCAACGGGTACCCGGCGTGGGAAAACTACCCGTGATCGGAAACCTGTTCAAACACAACGAAAAATCGCGCTCGCAGACCGAGCTGATGGTGTTCCTCACGCCGACCGTGCACGACTCGCCGGAGACCGTGACTTGGGACCGGATGCTCGACGTGACCGCGAAATCGGAAATCGTCGGGCCGGCGATAGGCGCGCCCCTCGCGCACAACGAGGCGCGTAGAGACTAA
- a CDS encoding LysM peptidoglycan-binding domain-containing protein: MNSESDSDRRGSDKGEPENVLNEYDRIQARLGEGFDGDPRLESGVPADQRGSDIEFIQMSGLVRPSAPPPAPAHDDLDASRPVSFFEKGVADVDADMVPGLIEDRATADQEIRPIQHTQAAMSHLREIIADLTKDAPAPDTDPKLMAALDAAEAPAPAEMQPSPVAEVPVPAVDETDAAPKAVTLDDMIAEFGSAHPMQDEVEPIIEAATPPEAEPSRPGATPAPLGESAPPPSTEETPRRAAAPEEPVLTRPAPVLPGHSAQLAEAEKLLDELEPAPASRFEGTEDSGYDETLAVPRTRPAEVDQLPDEALDYKRQGKRRHRTTGKSTIARSLGRLAASLLVVSALAAATYAGYLWIQQRMASPGQLFNQASRLVAKGEYADASRLFEDFASLHPGDPMRAEAQFNAAFAMQMINPSDNDEQQEVTRQALRLFEQYRKDNPAHAKVARAESLMGRLNYESGRYQEAIELLRNPELRLRDPASTVPTLRTLARASAKMGDAEAARSYYLQAVGVQGNYSPDVDYAELGSLYQSRADKAVDLDKRIELQQLAIESWTHALEVPGIDPTSKQTIRSQLDVLRERLQSEPGMAPAMESLDDAAEAMTDAGAEIEDHAEPASDIPAAPSGEMMTTSELPAAAQDLHETPAAPAAPAEPAHGAPAAESHAATGEGEYVVKQGDTLTSIAEAHHVSVHELTELNALKGDTVFEGQHLLVPAPAS, from the coding sequence ATGAACAGCGAATCTGATAGCGATCGGCGCGGCAGCGATAAGGGTGAACCTGAAAACGTGTTGAACGAATACGATCGAATTCAGGCGCGGTTGGGCGAAGGGTTCGACGGCGATCCGCGCTTGGAGAGCGGGGTTCCCGCGGACCAGCGCGGCTCCGACATCGAGTTTATTCAGATGAGCGGGCTGGTGCGCCCCTCGGCGCCACCTCCGGCGCCGGCGCACGACGACCTCGACGCGTCGCGCCCCGTGAGTTTCTTCGAGAAGGGAGTGGCAGACGTCGACGCCGACATGGTCCCGGGCCTAATCGAGGACCGCGCCACCGCCGACCAGGAAATCCGGCCCATTCAACATACGCAGGCGGCGATGTCGCACCTGCGCGAGATAATTGCGGACCTCACCAAGGACGCGCCCGCCCCGGACACCGACCCGAAGCTGATGGCCGCGCTCGACGCAGCGGAAGCGCCCGCACCGGCGGAAATGCAGCCCTCGCCGGTGGCGGAGGTGCCCGTGCCCGCGGTGGATGAGACGGACGCCGCGCCGAAGGCCGTGACGCTCGATGACATGATCGCAGAATTCGGCTCCGCACATCCGATGCAGGATGAAGTCGAGCCGATCATTGAGGCAGCGACGCCGCCCGAGGCCGAACCGTCACGACCGGGCGCGACCCCCGCGCCGCTGGGCGAATCGGCGCCACCGCCGTCAACGGAAGAAACACCTCGGCGAGCCGCCGCACCAGAAGAGCCGGTCTTGACGCGCCCCGCACCCGTGTTGCCGGGGCACAGCGCCCAGTTGGCGGAAGCGGAAAAACTTCTAGACGAACTCGAGCCCGCGCCGGCGAGCCGGTTCGAGGGGACGGAGGATTCCGGGTACGACGAAACGCTGGCCGTCCCGCGGACGCGCCCGGCCGAAGTCGACCAACTTCCCGACGAAGCGCTCGACTACAAGCGCCAGGGCAAGCGGCGCCACCGCACTACGGGCAAGAGCACGATCGCGCGCAGTCTCGGGCGCTTGGCCGCGAGTCTGCTCGTCGTCTCTGCGCTCGCCGCCGCGACGTATGCGGGCTATCTGTGGATTCAACAACGCATGGCCTCGCCGGGCCAGCTCTTCAATCAGGCGTCGCGGCTCGTCGCGAAGGGCGAGTACGCAGATGCGTCACGTTTGTTCGAGGATTTTGCTTCGTTGCATCCCGGCGATCCGATGCGCGCGGAGGCGCAGTTCAACGCCGCATTCGCCATGCAGATGATCAACCCATCGGACAACGACGAGCAGCAGGAAGTCACGCGCCAGGCGTTGCGACTTTTCGAACAGTACCGCAAGGACAATCCCGCGCACGCGAAGGTGGCGCGGGCCGAATCGTTGATGGGCCGCTTGAACTACGAGTCGGGCCGGTACCAGGAGGCAATCGAACTGTTGCGCAACCCGGAACTGCGCCTGCGCGATCCGGCGTCCACCGTGCCCACGTTGCGCACGCTGGCGCGCGCTTCGGCGAAGATGGGAGACGCGGAAGCGGCGCGCTCGTATTACCTTCAGGCCGTGGGGGTCCAAGGCAACTACAGTCCAGATGTCGATTACGCGGAACTCGGCTCGCTGTACCAATCGCGCGCGGACAAGGCGGTAGACCTCGACAAGCGCATCGAGTTGCAGCAACTCGCTATCGAGAGTTGGACGCACGCGCTCGAGGTTCCGGGAATCGATCCCACAAGCAAGCAGACGATTCGGTCGCAGCTCGATGTATTGCGCGAACGCCTCCAAAGCGAACCTGGAATGGCCCCCGCCATGGAATCGCTCGATGACGCGGCGGAGGCAATGACCGATGCGGGCGCCGAGATTGAGGACCACGCCGAACCCGCGTCGGACATCCCGGCGGCCCCCAGCGGCGAAATGATGACCACGAGCGAATTGCCCGCCGCCGCGCAGGACTTACACGAAACGCCTGCAGCGCCCGCGGCGCCCGCCGAACCGGCGCACGGCGCACCCGCGGCGGAATCGCACGCTGCGACCGGCGAGGGCGAATACGTCGTGAAGCAGGGCGACACGCTCACGTCGATCGCGGAAGCGCACCACGTTTCCGTGCACGAGCTCACGGAACTGAACGCGCTCAAGGGCGACACCGTTTTCGAGGGCCAGCACCTGCTGGTCCCCGCTCCAGCGTCGTGA
- a CDS encoding HD domain-containing protein, with protein MKRECLIVLSGPLAGAQIDIVGSLTIGRSPENSIQLNDLQVSRRHCVLQQTPNGTIIKDLGSGNGTFIGEQRILEYRLAEGDIIKVGPFSLRYQSAQGVAMTTPRPIAQRPPSERGSVRFDPSEMASKVQAASADNVYKTFFQMPAGVTSADQLKETQKRLQAVYESNQIISSERDLKKLFERVMAQIFKLVPAHNGVILLKDEKKGELIVEFVQQGEGQGEVAMSQSIVKRAFEQGEAIITYNAADDARFDAGASIIAQNITSAMCVPLTHQNARLGVIYVDTRGTRNAFAQTDLELLVALSGPAAIAIRNAQYLAKLHKSYQDTLIALANSIELRDHYTVGHTWRVTNFALEIARALGWTDDKLKECEMGGVLHDIGKISVDDAVLRKPGHLTDEEFEKMKVHPEKGARLLQDIEFLAPCIPYALYHHERFDGRGYPFGLKGEEIPIEGRLLAVADTFDAMTSNRPYRKGLDPNFAISELEKGKGTQFDPDVVDAMVRAYKEGKIDRLLQDYYKKEEKSIACPFCSTYLRLPEGVEAGHEFPCGVCHRQMKLLFANDMYYGELTARSERGPMHTPLPGVSPADTSAAPANAIK; from the coding sequence TTGAAACGCGAATGCCTCATAGTCTTAAGTGGCCCGCTTGCGGGCGCTCAAATCGATATTGTCGGTTCCCTGACCATCGGACGGAGTCCCGAAAACAGCATCCAACTGAACGATCTGCAGGTGTCCCGGCGCCACTGCGTGCTCCAGCAGACGCCAAACGGGACCATCATCAAAGACTTGGGGTCCGGAAACGGGACCTTCATCGGCGAACAGCGTATCCTCGAATACCGGCTGGCCGAGGGTGACATCATCAAGGTCGGCCCGTTCTCGCTGCGCTACCAATCCGCGCAGGGCGTCGCGATGACGACGCCCCGCCCCATCGCACAGCGGCCGCCGAGCGAGCGCGGCAGCGTGCGGTTCGATCCGTCGGAGATGGCGAGCAAGGTTCAGGCTGCGTCCGCGGACAACGTGTACAAGACGTTCTTCCAGATGCCGGCAGGCGTAACCAGCGCGGACCAACTGAAAGAAACGCAGAAGCGCCTCCAGGCGGTCTACGAATCGAACCAGATCATTTCGTCCGAGCGTGACCTGAAAAAGTTGTTCGAGCGCGTCATGGCGCAGATTTTCAAGCTCGTTCCCGCACACAATGGCGTCATTCTGCTCAAGGACGAGAAGAAGGGCGAACTGATCGTCGAGTTCGTGCAGCAGGGCGAGGGCCAGGGCGAAGTCGCCATGAGCCAGAGCATTGTAAAGCGGGCCTTCGAGCAGGGCGAGGCGATTATTACGTACAACGCCGCGGACGACGCGCGGTTCGACGCGGGCGCGAGCATCATCGCGCAAAACATCACGTCCGCCATGTGCGTTCCGCTGACGCACCAGAACGCGCGTCTCGGCGTGATTTACGTGGACACGCGCGGCACGCGCAACGCGTTCGCGCAGACGGACCTTGAACTGCTCGTCGCGCTTTCCGGTCCCGCGGCCATCGCGATCCGCAACGCGCAGTACCTGGCGAAACTGCACAAGTCGTATCAGGACACGTTAATCGCACTCGCGAACTCGATCGAACTGCGCGACCACTATACCGTCGGGCACACATGGCGCGTGACCAACTTCGCACTCGAGATCGCACGCGCCCTGGGTTGGACGGACGACAAACTGAAAGAGTGTGAAATGGGCGGCGTGCTCCACGACATCGGGAAGATTTCCGTGGACGATGCCGTCTTACGCAAGCCGGGGCACCTCACCGACGAGGAATTCGAGAAGATGAAGGTGCACCCGGAGAAGGGTGCGCGGCTGCTGCAGGACATCGAATTCCTTGCGCCTTGCATCCCTTACGCGCTGTACCATCACGAGCGATTCGACGGGCGTGGCTATCCCTTCGGACTGAAAGGCGAGGAAATCCCCATCGAAGGACGGCTGCTCGCCGTCGCGGACACATTTGATGCGATGACCAGCAACCGGCCGTACCGCAAAGGACTCGATCCGAACTTCGCGATTTCCGAACTGGAAAAAGGCAAGGGCACGCAGTTCGATCCCGACGTTGTGGACGCGATGGTGAGGGCGTACAAAGAAGGGAAAATCGATCGATTGTTGCAGGACTACTACAAGAAGGAAGAAAAGAGCATCGCGTGCCCGTTCTGCAGCACGTATCTCCGCCTCCCCGAAGGCGTCGAAGCGGGCCACGAATTCCCCTGCGGCGTCTGCCACCGCCAAATGAAACTGCTATTCGCCAACGATATGTACTACGGCGAACTCACCGCGCGATCGGAGCGCGGGCCTATGCACACGCCCCTGCCCGGTGTGAGCCCGGCCGATACCTCCGCCGCACCGGCCAACGCGATCAAATAA
- a CDS encoding AAA family ATPase translates to MRGYEGGSAVPDWNRFANEAHGPDGDAQQANSLLSFFGLREQPFAATADPAYYYATSAHRECLFHLWNTVDERLGIAVVMGNYGTGKTTLLRKLLTGMRAKPEKYNTAVIASPIPSWTSFSLLEGITAQFGLQPETRSFVAYMDALYQYLLASRNRITTLIIDDAQNLNKRGQLELLRLVQNLETPQHKLLNLVLFAQLEWMPVLRAAPNFEQRVGTTYTLGSISLEDTRNLIQFRLRQAGSGDKGPLFDDGAIRVLHAFADGSPRVSVTLARNVLLLAYQLRTRHIGQSIVLHTIQRTTMPDDHKHARVANAVAAAAEERKPAFDFTPENEPESLAEHAIERHAGNSLAARANRLLLRAVRTHPDRVNYEQRI, encoded by the coding sequence ATGAGGGGTTACGAGGGCGGCTCGGCAGTACCGGACTGGAACCGTTTCGCGAACGAGGCGCATGGTCCGGACGGCGACGCGCAACAGGCGAACTCGCTGTTGTCGTTCTTCGGGTTGCGCGAGCAGCCCTTTGCAGCAACAGCAGACCCGGCATACTATTACGCCACGTCCGCGCACCGCGAATGCCTTTTCCATCTGTGGAACACGGTTGACGAACGCCTCGGCATCGCCGTGGTTATGGGCAACTACGGCACGGGAAAAACCACGCTGTTGCGCAAGCTGCTCACCGGCATGCGCGCAAAGCCGGAGAAATACAACACGGCGGTGATCGCGTCGCCGATTCCGTCGTGGACGAGTTTCTCGCTGCTCGAGGGGATTACGGCGCAATTCGGATTGCAGCCCGAGACGCGGTCGTTCGTCGCCTATATGGACGCGCTCTATCAGTACCTGCTGGCGTCGCGCAACCGCATCACGACACTCATCATCGACGACGCGCAAAACCTCAACAAGCGCGGACAACTCGAGTTGCTGCGTCTAGTGCAAAACCTCGAAACGCCGCAGCACAAACTGCTCAATCTCGTGTTGTTCGCGCAGCTCGAATGGATGCCGGTGCTGCGCGCGGCGCCCAATTTCGAGCAGCGCGTGGGCACTACGTATACGCTGGGGTCGATTAGCCTCGAAGACACGCGCAACCTGATCCAGTTCCGTTTGCGCCAGGCGGGCAGCGGAGATAAAGGCCCCCTCTTCGACGATGGGGCGATCCGCGTGCTGCACGCATTCGCGGACGGCAGCCCGCGCGTATCGGTGACGCTCGCGCGCAACGTGCTGCTGCTCGCGTATCAGTTGCGCACGCGGCATATCGGCCAGTCGATTGTGCTGCACACGATTCAGCGCACCACAATGCCGGACGATCACAAGCACGCGCGCGTCGCGAACGCCGTCGCCGCGGCCGCGGAAGAACGCAAGCCCGCATTCGACTTCACGCCGGAGAACGAGCCGGAATCGTTGGCGGAGCACGCCATCGAACGGCACGCCGGCAATTCGCTCGCCGCGCGCGCCAACAGGTTGTTGCTTCGCGCCGTGCGCACGCACCCCGACCGGGTGAACTATGAACAGCGAATCTGA
- a CDS encoding RNA-binding protein, whose protein sequence is MNIYVGNLSYSASDDDLRTAFSAYGTVKSASVIMDKMTGQSRGFGFVEMSSKSEGEAAIEGLNGKDLKGRALRINEARPREERPPRRDYR, encoded by the coding sequence ATGAACATCTACGTGGGCAACCTTTCGTACTCGGCGTCCGACGACGACCTGCGCACCGCCTTCTCGGCGTACGGCACGGTCAAGTCGGCGAGCGTCATCATGGACAAGATGACGGGGCAGTCGCGCGGGTTCGGCTTCGTCGAGATGTCGTCGAAGAGCGAAGGCGAAGCCGCGATCGAGGGGCTCAACGGGAAAGACCTGAAGGGGCGCGCGCTGCGGATCAACGAAGCGCGTCCGCGCGAAGAACGGCCGCCCCGCCGCGATTATCGCTAA